Genomic window (Tripterygium wilfordii isolate XIE 37 chromosome 11, ASM1340144v1, whole genome shotgun sequence):
TTTCTTTTTACAAGTGTCTTTATTCCTACATGGCTGCCAGAAACCGATTCCAGCATCCACCAATCCATGGCTGCCAACCACTCATCCCGAGAGGCCAGCAGTATTTTGTTTTTGAGAGATTTTCATACACAAAGGTAGAGGAAGATGGTTCCATATCTTCCGAATTCCTTCTCCACCATCTGGAGCGACTCAGACATCCAACATCTCTGGTGAGAATGACTATGTATGACCTGCAAAATACAATatgataaaatattaataacagGTCACATAGCCCAAGAGCgaatataaaataaaacttTTGTGTCGCAGACTTTCAATTAGCCTGAAGATACCAGTTCTCAACCCACACGAGATACAATCCACATCATCTCAGTACCCAccgaaaagaaaggaaaaaaaaaaaatcaacttacGTCACATAGATGCTGGAACTTTTGCAGGCAGGGGATGGTCAAAGTGGTGGGTTAGTTGCCACCTGACCAAGTGGCCATCCCCATATAGATGCTGCACTTAAATAATGTTATATATCCTTTATGATTAACTCCATTGATGGGTACATACAGAACATCTCATGAATcttcaaagaaaaattaatcCAAGAAACATGACTAAGATGAGGAGAGCATATCTCATAGGCAAGATGCATCTGTGTTCATATACAATATATCAGCAAACGGAATAAATAGGAGATTTTCAGTCATTAATAATGTTAATGAGTGGATCACTAAAAAGGATGCCACCATTCAACACATATGTACCGTTAGTTTATCTTTCTATCAAGATCATAACTGGCACAAGCAACACAATGCGAGTAACACACATaagacaaagaaaaataaaattgtgtaCCTCTAgaatgcaaaataaaaaatttgcaaGGCTAGATTCGAAGCCCGCCACTCAAGTAGCAGTTCCGCTGCTCTTAGTCCTGCTGCAATCTAAGGATACCTGGAAATAGGCACTTGTTACATACTCTAGTGGAGATAAGATGGCATTATGACATAGTTATAAGCAAGATGTCCATAACGTCACCTTGATCAACCCCTCACCCAGCTGTCTGGTCAGAACCGCTACCTTGCATAAACTGCGAAGGAGAAGGAGCAGGAACTATAAACTGTGCTTGTGCTGGTACAGGTGTTGCCATGCCTAAAAACAAAAGTAAGCTTCTAAATCAggtttatttaaatattatttataatcaACTAGACTCTTTTTACTATGCCATTTGTATAACTGGCTGGCTTCTAGCAGGTAGATTGTTTTACAAACACATGTTCTCTTTACAATCACCAATCTTAGGTCATGCCTTTCATGCTTTCTAGCCATCATGGATTCAATTCTTACCTTCCCAAACAATTTGGTTATGTTAAGTCCAACATGTTTACAACCTATAGGTCACAAGCTAAATTCCTGAAAACATAccatccacatattatgtgggataaGGTCTGCATGCATCTTGCCTATCCCCAACCCCCTGCAAGAGCCTTGTTAAAAGTGCTGAAGTTGTAGAAGTGCAACCTATAATTCACACGTTCAATTCCAAAAATATTCACTCCATATATTATATGGGGTAAAATCTAAATACATCTTGTCTGTCTCCGACCCCCTATTGCGTGAACCTTGTGCacgggtatttttttttttttatgtcatgtGCAGTCATTCTGCATTCTAAATGCGCAGCCATTTTGCATTCTACACGTTCACTAAGCTGTTTGGAAAGAAAACTAGGTGTAAATGTTGGACTTAATACGGGGAAGCAAATGAAAGAATATTTTTCACTAGATAGCCTGTCCTCTGACATCATTCTGCATTGTCTACATTTACTGTAACACTGAACAACATAGCGGTCGGGTAGCTTCTCATTGGCATGATAATAATCATGCACTTAGTGTCACATGGAGCAAGGAAGTAGTTCTTTCTTTACTTTGGATTTTCATGATAAACGAACAACTTAttttaagaaaatgaagaagggctgaaaaagaaaagagattaGGCATGTAGAATTGTGTGAATCTGACCGTCCTCAAGGAAAGTAAGGAAAGTGCAAACCTATTACAAAGGTTGACTTATTGGCTGCACATCAAAAGGTTAGAAAATTTTCAAGGATCAACAATGGTTTCTCAAGATGAAAACAACAAGATTACCTGTATGATATGGTCCTTGAATTGTGGGCATGGGTAAAGTAGTTATTGCACTACCGCCAGGTCCACCAAATTGTACAACCTGATGTCCTGGCATTGCATATCCTTGAACTGCCGTATAACCATGACCACCAGGAATGGTTTGACCCAACTGTCCATAAGGATACATAGCTGCATTAACTGTTCCAGGAACTCCATATATTTGAAGGTACTGTTGCATGTAAGGGTTGTAGACACCCTATCCAAGGATGGAAGATGGTATCAGGTTCATGTCAgcatcataaataaaaatattattaaccATCGGAAGAAGTAATTATTGACGACAGTTTGGAGCACCATATACCTGTGGGTAGACATACTCAGGTCCATATGTAGCATACCTGGTTACATGAAACCATTGAGGATATTCAGAAGATTTAACATTCAACCAGAATTTCGAATGTACAAATGAGAACAAAACTCAAGAGACAAAATGTTGGAAAGGGACACATGAAATAAGACACGATGCATTGATCTAGGTTCCTACAAGAAATTAGAGGCTAATGTTCTCCCATCCCACAAACAAGTCATTAAAAGACAACCACCAACAATTCAATAGTAGGATCACCCTAAGAACAAAAGAAGACATTATCGCCGggtacatttttcttttcttttcttttcatttttcctaATCAAACCATGGTATTGATTCTTGCCTGTTCAATAAACATTGAGCTGGGGCACATATCCTCTGCAACTACCACAATTTGAATTCCTGCAATTACCAATCATAACACGTCACAACACTGCACTTGGACTAAATCAACCCTGTATTTTAGGTAAAACAAGACTACTCCTAGGCAAACAAAGACGCCTAAAAGAAGTTCTGTTGTGATTGGTATATACACGAGCTGCCAAGGAAAGGGATAAAGACAAGGTGAATAGAAGAGAGTAGCTGCAAAGGATATGTACCCTATTGTACAGAACGATACCCCATCTTTCCACATGATGGCATACATGACAAGAAAGCAAGATTGAGCAACCAGGTCTAAACACTAAGTGCAGCGGAATCAACTAAGCCCATTTAAATGGAGACTCAACAGATGTGAAAGCAAATACCGACGTAATTGCAAAACTGCCCATGCATACAAAAAGACCCATTGATTAAGAAACCAAAAGTGAGAGATGCAACTCTATAGTGGGATTCAGCAATTTTTGGAGCATAAAGATCAAGCAATTATCCTCATTGAACTCAACAAAGCCATTCTTCTTACATCAACAGCAGAATCAACCACAGTCAGAGATACTCATCCATATGCAACATCATACCATGAGAGCTAGACCCACACCAAAACCTTTGAGCCACTTGAAGTCTTAAATTGAACAAAGGAAACAATTATGCAATTCTATTTGGCACGGGGACCAGTAAACCGAGCTGACTTCAGACTGCAATATCTTATCATTAGCTTTAGAATGCAAAACTCACCCGTACGGAGGGTACATCAGTCCTTGTTGATAGCTGTAAGAAAGTGGCTGTGggttaccaaaacttccaacaTAAGCCCCCCGAGCAGCTTGCATACTTCCAATGTATGGACTAGCTGGTCTCCCGCGTCCTAAATGAAACAAATGCATAGAGCACAGAGGAAAAGTGGTACTATAAGATATTGATTAACAAGGCCCAAACATGATtttgctaaaaaaaaattaaagaagacATATGACACTTCATGCATGTTATGTGCTAAAAAAGGGGTGGAACAAAGTTGAGAAAATGATACAATTCAAAATGGGGACTGTTCATACATAGAATTGGAAGTAAATAAAATGAGCAAGACAACACACAAATGGATCTTGAGCATCAACGGTCAATGGTCATACAAGACCACATTTACCAGAACTTGAAGCTTGATTTCATTGGGTATGCAGACAATAATGAGAAATAGAATACCATATTGCAGTGGTGGACGTGGTCGCCCAAGTGAAGCCAGGTTACAATTAGCACGCCTCCCATCGATGATTGGAGCTGGATCAGCACAGGCTCTTCTAGCAGCCTCATGGTCCCGGAAAGTTACCTACACCCTCCATACAAACATAGACCAGTATCAAGTCATAAACTCATAATACAGGCAGCAGAGACAATGTCGGTAATCATTGAAATGACAATCGATAGCAACTAAATTTTCTTCCTAAGAGCTGTAAACAGGGGGACCTATAAAGGGTTATCAAGCTAATGCCCCTAGTGAATGAAGttaatgagaaacaaatttgaaacGAAACAGAAGAGAAACAATAAAGACTCACAAAACCGTAGCCTTTGGATCGGCCAGTATTCTTATCAGTGATGACGACGGCCTCAAGAATATctccaaattgctcaaagtatCGTCGCATAGTTTCGCTTTGTGTCTCCCAGGCAAGTCCCCCGACGAAGACCTTGGTGTAGGTGGTATCTCCAAAAGGAGAATTCAAGTACTGAAACCCAGAACCCGAACTCGATCCCGAGCTCGGTCCCTGAATTCCTTGATACGCCATTCgaccaatcaatcaatcatataaATCCCCAATTGAATTTCAGAGATATAAAATAGCAAGGAAGAATTTTCTACAGAGGGTTATCAAATTGGAGGCAACTGGGTGATACTAAAGTGGAAAGGGACTAAATAGACAAATAGACACCAATTCTGAACCCACATAttcaaaaaccctagaaaaacCCTAATGAATCCATACAAGAAgctaattttgataaaaataataataataagagaaAGGATGCACTGGAAAGACAGGGTGATCTATACAATAATCCTACAACggacaagaaaaggaaaaagtggGTTCCAAAAGGGAaaacagaaaaaggaaaaacccTAATACAAAGAAATTAGGTTAAGATGGGCCAAGAGGGAGGTGAGGTCGGTGATGGGATTGGATTGAGAGAGAGATGTGGGTGTCTTTGTATGGAAAAAGTTGGTCAATTGGGGGTTGTAAAAGAGGAATCTTTTCTTGGAAAGGAGAGAGAAACGCAGAGAAGAGACTAATAGCCGAAGCTAAGGAGGAATAGAGTGGACAtggtagaagatgaagaagtacGGAAAGGAAAGCGCgccctttttccctttttcatgGTTGTCGAAGCGAAATGGAAAATAAGGGAAGGAGTGATTTGCAGAAAATGAAAGTGAAGGAATAGAAGAGGaatagggggggggggggaaaaaGGTCCTCTGGTTTTCAAGAGTTCTTCACAGAGGGTAGACACTAGACAGGGTGGGGGAAAGTGGGACCCTCCTCCTACATTTCATCCCAATCCGAAAGAAAGAACGCCTTCATTCACAACTTGGTCTTCCACACATGCGAGCCTCCTCTACACGTATGtgtgtttgttttcttgctGTTGGCCTGTTGCATCAACCCCCTGGCTCCTAGATTAGCATATTTGACAGGCGTTTGACCTTTCCCGGAAAAACAAATTCATGTAGATTTCCTGGTGCAAATTATCAATCAATGGTACCAATCACCCAGTAAGCATGGGATTCAACGACGCTGCCTATTCCTACTGATGGGTGTCGGATTCGTGAGCTttttataaacaaattaatggaggTCAGTTCAGTTGGCTTCGTTCTAAATTTCATTTGCTGATATCTCTACCGTTTTGAGGAAAAGAATTCCATTGCAAGGTTTAGAACCAACATTGGAAATTTGTCTTTGAAAGTTAGTCCAAGTAGCAGTCAGAGAAACAGAAGCACTAAACCAATAAAAGAAGAATGTACCAAGTAGCAGAATCAACCAATTCCTGCAATTTACGTACACCACAAGACACGAAGTTCATACAAACGATTGAAAGAGCAAGACCAACCACATTCTAGGCTAAAATGACCTCCGCCAAAATCATAGCAATACCAAGAGGCGAGAACGACGACATGACTGAATACAGGTCTCCTGTTTGGCCCATATTTTAACACGACGAGAATCCAAGGAAAACATAAAAGATGTCAACTTTTTTAGTCCAAGATTCCAACTTTTTGGTAGCTTTCCACAGAACCAATGAGGGTTTCCTCCAATGGCCGGAAAGTCCAGCCCAACCTCTGCAACTTCGCGGAAGTTGGCGGCAGCTCTTGATCATCCTCATCGGTGCTAGTGTAACTGCCGGTACAGAAGAAGCTTTGTTAAGCAACTTACTTGAGAATGCTGGtcactaataataataagaagaaatcAAAAGCACAAGACCTACCTTTTTGGGTAGTTGTAGTTCGGATAAATACTCTTCAGTTTCTCAACCAGATCCCGTTTCATGATGGCATGTGCTCCGCATATGTATCGGCCTTCAGCCTCAGGTTTCTCATATAGCAGTAGTAGTGCTTCAGCCAAATCTCTTGCGTCTACAATATTCCAGAGCTTATTCGGTGTTGTCTCAAAACCTTCTGCTAGGACATGCCATTGTTGACATCAATACAAAGGGGAGAAGAGTAACATTTTTGCTTGCCATTTTTCGTAAAAAGAAATGATGCAAGAATGGTCAGAGTAATGGTAGAACTTATCTTTTGTGTGCAAGCTACCTTGTTGTTTGGAAATAAAATGTTGAGAAAAAGTCCAAGAGCTTCAAATTTGAATGCTAATTGTGGGTTAGATAACTAATTTTAAAACATCAAAAGAAACCTAGAAGCCAGTCCCTGGGAGACCACACAACCGGGCTATATCGATCCCCACGAGAAGGTGTCATAGTTCCGATGGTTGCAAACatttaaatttttcaaaaatctggTTATgatgtttaaaaaataaaagacaagacACTAGCTCTAGCATAACTTTCACACATATATAGAGGATACTAAACTTTCTTTCAGTGTGCACTACCATAACCTTCACAACTCTCTCTGCAATTTTATTCTAGTTAGCATACATACGCACAAATTATATCAAATGATAGAGATTGGTAATTTGGTAGAGTACAAGAATGGACCTTTCAGAAGCTTGAGCAGCATCCTGCTACTTGCATTCACTCTGGGCTGAAAAAGTGGCCCTAAAATGAGGGTAGGACAAACTGTAACAACATCAAGCCCAGTTTTTTTTCCATACTCCAGAGCTTCCCGTTCAGCTTCTGTTTTTGAGAGAAAATACCAGTTCTGCCACAAATACACAAATAGGAGTTTAGAGATTGCAGCTGTTTGTATAAAAAACAGTGTTATCTCAAATGGGGGTTAAGGAAatccatttgattttttttttaacttacaTTGTTGGTTCTGCAATACTCTATATCAGACCAACAAGTCTCGTCCTTCGGTTTATCCTTCGGCCATCTAGGATTCTGTGACACAGCAGCATCTGAGGACACAACAACAGCGCGCTTGACCTTGGCTTCAAAGCACGCTTTCAGTACATTCAGCGTGCCCTTCACAGCAGGCGCACGAACTTCTACCTGGGACACCAGTGATAACATTGAATAAAATTGGCTTCTCTGTCACTCTAATGGGTGCAAGAAAGAATGTTACTTAATAAACAAGAACTATTTGCTTTATCTGAAAAGATTTAATGGTTTTCCTTCAATAAATCATCGCAAAAGAAATCTAGCAAGTGTAGTTCAAGTTCTCCCTGTAGATAATGCAAGTATTCATATACCAAATCTCATCATACTCTACATAAGGAATTGTTGTAAGTTTTCTATCCATGTTAATGTAAGTTTTCTATCAATAGTATTAGAAAAGAGTTATCACACATCTATTTGGGATCAATATCACATTTAAATAAGTAAAAAGGATACAGAAAATTCAATGACGTAAAAAGTGAGTGTTCTTGCCTCAGGGTTTGCTGTAGTGGAGGAAGGAACATTGGTAGCAATATGGATGACTCCTTCGCATCCTTCAATTGCAGAGTAAAGCGAGTTGTAATCTAGTAGATCAGCCTTGAAGAGTTTCAGGTTCTCCGATGCCTTGTCAAACTTCTCCAAATGATCATAACTCTCATCCACCACTACTGTGAAAAACAAAAGCACCAATTTTTCATAGCAACTAGTTAAGAAACAACATTTCTTTTCAATCCAAAAGCTTCTAATCCAACTTTACTATTATGATTTAAGGAAATGTCAAATCGGCAAACAATGAATGAATCTGATACTAAGCAGAATAACAAATGCAAGTGCAACTGAAATGTCAATTTTAACAAACTGACATCAAACATACCCTTTGACCAAGATCTAGGTACCCCCATAATTGGGTTTTAGAAGCAAATAAGAAACCGGATGAACTCTAGTTTGCTTacatacaagaaaataaaaacaacaaaaggtaAAAGATAAGGATCAGATTCAACGTCGTCAAACAGTAGGAGATCAAACAACTGAAGATCCAGGTTGAAGAGAAGCAAGTATTGTAGAGGTGAGAGACCATTCCAGATGTCGCAAAGACATTCAAGATTTAGATGGGATGGTTTCGTTACCAGAGGGACCAGATCCAATGATAAAGCTTGTCGAAAGATAACCGGATCTTTTCCACAAATGTCAAATACCctcgtaaagaagccaaaatacATCCTCACCAGGAGGCCAAGGGGACAAAGCCCCAAAGTAGATATTAAAAAGCATAAACAAACTTAACTTCTTGATTGGTGGGTTCTTAGGAGATAGAAAACAGGGTGAGAGTTTTTTTCAGGGAGCGATCGGTTTGTTGTTAAACATCAGATCTTATTCAGTAAACAAACTTTTTAGGTCAAGTAAAGGAAGATTAATGAATGAAGATCAAGTAACATACATGGGTCTCTAACAGTTCCATGAACTTTGAAGTCCTTAGACAGAAGAAGCTTGACGACCCACGAACCAAGGAAACCTGAAGAACCCGTTACACAAATTCTCCCCTTCTCCAACGCCATTTCGAAGTCTCTCTGTTACTTGCACTCTGATATCAATCAACTATCAACAACTACAAGACTGCGGCTTTTATTATAGTCTCTAGAACCTCCTCCTTTTTTGGTCAAAAAAAAATGGCCCCGGCTCCCTGGCAGAGTAGTGATGGCACAGGCATCTACAATAATTTCTGTAATGAAAATCCCGACCGTCCACGTGACTTGGATAGGGATTCTGAAAACCTGCCCATTAAAAAAAGTTATCATCTTTGTACATCTCCTCCCTTTCCTTTGCTTGGTGAAATACCAGTTTTCTTACCCAAGGCAAACGAGATCCATGGCGACGTTTATGCCAAATGTCCTACTCATTTAGATTTTAGATCTTGTGCATGATGGATTAACTTTACACGTGGTCATAATTATATCCTTCAAATGATGGCTCTGGTATGAAGTATGAACGCTGTACCCGAAACAACCAATTCCTGCAATTTAAgatgcaaagaaaaagaaaaagagcagCAAGAACAATCATACTAGCAGCTGCAGGAATATTAAAGACGACCTCCAGCAAAATTATATCAATGCATATACACACAAGAGGCGAGAACAACCACATGATGATACATGTCTAGGAGTTTAgtccaatgttactgttttaaatcatacctcattctttttcttttctttttttatggaaAATCATACCTTATTCTGAcccagaaacaaaacaaaaggtagGAAAACATAACAAGATGTCTACTTTCTTAGTCCAAGATTCCAGCTCTTCGACGGAATCAATGAGGGTTTCCTCTAATGGCTGAAAAGCCCAGCCCAACCTCTGCAACTGACAGAATGAAGGAACTGAGGTCATGGATCGAAGGATTTGAGGTTATGGTTCGATGAGAGCACAACTGGCTCGATTAGGCTTCGCAGGAAGAAGAAGTCTTACCATGCTCTTCTAGGCTTCTCACAAGGCCTCTCAAGGAGGCTGAGCTCACCTGGGCTTACTGCTTCAGAGATTGGGCCGCTAAACCTCACACATCAGCCCATTGTCTCGCTGGGCACATTTGGACCTAACTTAATCTAATTGATATTAAGCCTGACCCAAAACTCATGTATTTGACCGTTGTCAAACGGTCACTAATACAAATTGTTTGTAATATAAATACTCTACATGAGATATGTACAAAACTTGCAATGAAATGAATACAGACTCTCCTATCTCTgatcttcttcctttctttctttcttcttcttcttcactcccTCTTCCTCTGCATCTATTCTTGATCTCCTACAAACGACACAAATCAATCACTTTGAAATTCTTTCCGCAACTTCTCTGAAGTCAGCAGTTCTCGAATCTCGATCATCCTCATCAGTGTAAATGCCTGTACATAAGAATATTATCTGTTAAGCAACTTAATTAAGAATGCAGgttaaaatgtaaaatatatatataatttaattaattaatagcattcataagaagaagaaatcaaaagcACAAGACCTACTTATAGTTTTTGGGGTATTTGTAGTTTGGATAAATACTCTTTCAGTTTCTCAACCAGATCCAGGGCTGTGACAGTGTGTgctgtgcatatatatatatatatatatattcagcaTTGTCTCATAATCTTCTGCTAGGACATGCCACTGTTGACATCATTATAAAGGTGAGAAGAGAATGTTTTTACTTGCCAATTTGCCATTTTTCGTAAATAGAAATGATGCAAGGTTTGTCACAGAGTAACAATAGATCTCATCTTTTGTGTGCAAGCTACTTCCTTGTTTGGACACAAAATGCTGGGAAAAAGTGCTACAAGTTCAAATTTGAATACCAAATGCAAGTGCTTTATATATCTAATTTTAGAACATCAAAAGACAACCGGGAAGCTACTCACAGGGGGGTCTCCAGAGCAGGCCTAATTCCCCTGCGCTGCGTCCGCTTGAGAAGGGGTGTTAGGAGTTCTGATGGTTCCAAACAGCTCGCATTACCTTGGCTTCAAAGCACGCCTTCAGTACATTTAATGTGCCCTTCACAACTGGCTCGAGAACCTCTACCTGGACTGGACATCGATAACAACATTGTCTTCTCCTTCACTTTAATGTGTATTAGAAAGAATGTGATACTACAAGTactatttgttttatttgaaaAGATTTAGTGGGGGAAGGAACGGGGCTAGCAACATAGAAGACTCCATTGCATCCT
Coding sequences:
- the LOC120008536 gene encoding RNA-binding protein 24-A-like; this translates as MAYQGIQGPSSGSSSGSGFQYLNSPFGDTTYTKVFVGGLAWETQSETMRRYFEQFGDILEAVVITDKNTGRSKGYGFVTFRDHEAARRACADPAPIIDGRRANCNLASLGRPRPPLQYGRGRPASPYIGSMQAARGAYVGSFGNPQPLSYSYQQGLMYPPYGYATYGPEYVYPQGVYNPYMQQYLQIYGVPGTVNAAMYPYGQLGQTIPGGHGYTAVQGYAMPGHQVVQFGGPGGSAITTLPMPTIQGPYHTGMATPVPAQAQFIVPAPSPSQFMQGSGSDQTAG
- the LOC120008535 gene encoding cinnamoyl-CoA reductase 1-like isoform X1; this encodes MALEKGRICVTGSSGFLGSWVVKLLLSKDFKVHGTVRDPLVVDESYDHLEKFDKASENLKLFKADLLDYNSLYSAIEGCEGVIHIATNVPSSTTANPEVEVRAPAVKGTLNVLKACFEAKVKRAVVVSSDAAVSQNPRWPKDKPKDETCWSDIEYCRTNNNWYFLSKTEAEREALEYGKKTGLDVVTVCPTLILGPLFQPRVNASSRMLLKLLKEGFETTPNKLWNIVDARDLAEALLLLYEKPEAEGRYICGAHAIMKRDLVEKLKSIYPNYNYPKSYTSTDEDDQELPPTSAKLQRLGWTFRPLEETLIGSVESYQKVGILD
- the LOC120008535 gene encoding cinnamoyl-CoA reductase 1-like isoform X2, yielding MALEKGRICVTGSSGFLGSWVVKLLLSKDFKVHGTVRDPLVDESYDHLEKFDKASENLKLFKADLLDYNSLYSAIEGCEGVIHIATNVPSSTTANPEVEVRAPAVKGTLNVLKACFEAKVKRAVVVSSDAAVSQNPRWPKDKPKDETCWSDIEYCRTNNNWYFLSKTEAEREALEYGKKTGLDVVTVCPTLILGPLFQPRVNASSRMLLKLLKEGFETTPNKLWNIVDARDLAEALLLLYEKPEAEGRYICGAHAIMKRDLVEKLKSIYPNYNYPKSYTSTDEDDQELPPTSAKLQRLGWTFRPLEETLIGSVESYQKVGILD